In Stenotrophomonas sp. 169, one DNA window encodes the following:
- a CDS encoding RcnB family protein, which produces MRINRLVAGAVASLLALGAVAPAFADNDRHRSHDRDRREWRDDRRDDRRDHHNDRRETRRDWRDDRRHDRREWRDDRRHAGYYRPAPPPRVVYRPAYRPAYGPAYRPAYGHGPGYGWQVGHRYRDYYRGPIYVVNDYNSYHVRRPPRGHHWVRDDRGNLLLVAIATGILADFVINNR; this is translated from the coding sequence ATGCGCATCAATCGACTTGTGGCCGGTGCCGTGGCCTCCCTGCTGGCCTTGGGGGCTGTCGCGCCCGCGTTCGCCGACAATGACCGCCACCGCAGCCATGATCGCGATCGCCGTGAATGGCGGGACGATCGTCGCGATGACCGCCGTGACCACCACAACGACCGCCGTGAAACGCGCCGGGACTGGCGCGATGATCGTCGCCATGATCGCCGTGAGTGGCGGGATGATCGACGTCACGCGGGTTACTACCGTCCGGCGCCCCCGCCGCGCGTGGTGTATCGCCCGGCATACCGCCCCGCTTACGGCCCTGCGTACCGCCCCGCTTATGGGCACGGTCCGGGTTACGGTTGGCAGGTCGGCCACCGGTATCGGGATTACTACCGTGGCCCGATCTACGTGGTGAATGACTACAACAGCTACCACGTACGTCGCCCGCCCCGTGGACACCACTGGGTGCGCGATGACCGCGGCAACCTGCTGCTGGTCGCCATCGCAACGGGGATCCTGGCGGACTTCGTGATCAACAACCGCTGA
- the ettA gene encoding energy-dependent translational throttle protein EttA, whose protein sequence is MSSQYIYTMNRVSKVVPPKRQIIKDISLSFFPGAKIGLLGLNGSGKSTVLKIMAGVDTDFEGEARPQAGIKVGYLAQEPELDPTKTVREAVEEGVGEVLQAQAQLDAVYLAYAEEGADFDKLAKEQERLEAILAAGDAHTLENQLDVAADALRLPPWEAIVGKLSGGEKRRVALCRLLLQKPDMLLLDEPTNHLDAESVEWLEQFLARYTGTVVAVTHDRYFLDNAAEWILELDRGRGIPWKGNYTDWLTQKDERLKQEDNQEKSRQKAIQKELEWSRQNAKGGRTKGKARLARLEELQSVDYQKRNETNELFIPPGERLGNAVMEFKNVSKKFGDRLLFDNLNFLVPGGAIVGIIGPNGAGKSTLFKMITGQEKPDTGEIVVGPTVQLSYVDQSRDALEGNHNVFQEIAGGLDILNINGVEIQSRAYIGRFNFKGQDQQKLVGSLSGGERGRLHMAKTLLQGGNVLLLDEPSNDLDIETLRSLEDALLEFPGNTFVISHDRWFLDRIATHILAFEGDSHVEFFQGNYREYEADKRRRMGDDAAPKRLRFKALK, encoded by the coding sequence ATGTCCTCGCAATACATCTACACCATGAACCGCGTGTCCAAGGTGGTCCCGCCCAAGCGGCAGATCATCAAGGACATCTCGCTGTCGTTCTTCCCGGGCGCGAAGATCGGCCTGCTGGGCCTGAACGGGTCCGGCAAGTCCACCGTGCTGAAGATCATGGCCGGCGTGGACACCGATTTCGAGGGCGAAGCGCGTCCGCAGGCCGGCATCAAGGTCGGCTACCTGGCGCAGGAACCCGAGCTGGATCCGACCAAGACCGTGCGTGAAGCGGTTGAAGAAGGCGTCGGCGAAGTACTGCAGGCCCAGGCCCAGCTCGATGCGGTCTACCTGGCTTATGCCGAGGAAGGCGCTGATTTCGACAAACTGGCCAAGGAACAGGAGCGCCTGGAGGCGATCCTGGCCGCTGGTGACGCGCATACCCTGGAAAACCAGCTGGACGTGGCGGCCGATGCCCTGCGCCTGCCACCGTGGGAAGCCATCGTGGGCAAGCTCTCCGGTGGTGAGAAGCGCCGCGTTGCGTTGTGCCGCCTGCTGCTGCAGAAGCCGGACATGCTGCTGCTCGATGAGCCGACCAACCATCTCGACGCCGAGTCGGTGGAATGGCTGGAGCAGTTCCTGGCGCGCTACACCGGCACCGTCGTGGCGGTCACCCATGACCGCTACTTCCTCGACAACGCCGCCGAGTGGATCCTGGAACTGGATCGTGGCCGCGGTATTCCGTGGAAGGGCAACTACACCGACTGGCTGACCCAGAAGGATGAGCGCCTGAAGCAGGAAGACAACCAGGAAAAGTCCCGCCAGAAAGCCATCCAGAAGGAGCTGGAGTGGTCGCGCCAGAACGCCAAGGGTGGCCGCACCAAGGGCAAGGCCCGTCTGGCCCGCCTGGAAGAGCTGCAGTCGGTTGATTACCAGAAGCGCAACGAGACCAACGAGCTGTTCATCCCGCCGGGTGAGCGCCTGGGCAATGCGGTGATGGAGTTCAAGAACGTCTCCAAGAAGTTCGGCGACCGCCTGCTGTTCGACAACCTGAACTTCCTGGTGCCCGGTGGCGCCATCGTCGGCATCATCGGCCCCAACGGCGCCGGCAAGTCGACCCTGTTCAAGATGATCACCGGCCAGGAAAAGCCCGACACTGGCGAGATCGTAGTCGGCCCGACGGTGCAGCTGTCCTACGTGGACCAGAGCCGCGATGCGCTGGAAGGCAACCACAACGTCTTCCAGGAAATCGCCGGCGGGTTGGACATCCTGAACATCAATGGCGTGGAGATCCAGTCGCGCGCCTACATCGGCCGCTTCAACTTCAAGGGCCAGGATCAGCAGAAGCTGGTCGGTTCGCTGTCCGGTGGTGAGCGTGGCCGCCTGCACATGGCCAAGACCCTGCTGCAGGGTGGCAATGTGCTGCTGCTCGATGAACCGTCCAACGATCTGGATATCGAAACCCTGCGTTCGCTGGAAGATGCGCTGCTGGAGTTCCCGGGCAACACCTTCGTCATTTCGCATGACCGCTGGTTCCTGGATCGCATCGCGACCCACATCCTGGCGTTCGAAGGTGATTCGCACGTGGAGTTCTTCCAGGGCAACTACCGCGAGTACGAAGCCGACAAGCGCCGCCGCATGGGCGACGATGCCGCACCCAAGCGCCTGCGTTTCAAGGCGCTGAAGTAA
- a CDS encoding NCS2 family permease: protein MRLLERLFQLQQHGTTVRTELLAGLTTFLTMSYIVFVNPDILSTTGMDAGAVFVATCLAAALGSLVMALAANFPVGMAPGMGLNAFFAFTVVGASGLPWQQALAAVFISGLVFLVLSLTGVRAWLVSGIPSSLRSAIVAGIGLFLAIIALQKSGVIIGNEDTLVALGPLNTAPPLLALAGFLLIAILEARRVRGAILIGILAVTAAGWLLGNVQYHGLMSLPPSLAPTFLQLDLPGLLHHDGGAPLAVLLQVVLVFVLVEVFDATGTLYGVVGRAGLLKLPGAQKRFGRALFADSTAIVAGSLLGTSSTTAFAESASGVQAGGRTGLTALVVAALFLAALLFSPLAAMVPGYATAPALLFVAGLMLRELVEVDWSDLTESVPAALCALAMPFTYSIANGLAFGFIAYAALKAGTGRWREVHAAVWLVAGLFVLRYALE from the coding sequence ATGCGCCTGCTTGAGCGCCTGTTCCAACTGCAGCAGCACGGCACCACCGTGCGCACCGAACTGCTGGCTGGCCTGACGACCTTCCTGACGATGTCCTACATCGTCTTCGTCAATCCGGACATCCTCTCCACCACGGGCATGGATGCGGGCGCGGTGTTCGTCGCGACCTGCCTGGCCGCAGCACTCGGCTCGCTGGTGATGGCACTGGCCGCGAACTTCCCCGTCGGCATGGCGCCGGGCATGGGCCTGAACGCTTTCTTCGCCTTCACCGTGGTCGGTGCCTCTGGCCTGCCCTGGCAGCAGGCACTCGCGGCGGTGTTCATTTCCGGGCTCGTGTTCCTGGTGCTGTCACTTACCGGCGTGCGCGCGTGGCTGGTATCCGGCATTCCGTCGTCCCTGCGTTCGGCCATCGTGGCCGGCATCGGGTTGTTCCTGGCCATCATCGCACTGCAGAAATCCGGCGTGATCATCGGCAACGAAGACACGCTGGTCGCACTGGGCCCGCTCAACACGGCACCGCCGCTGCTGGCGCTGGCCGGGTTCCTGTTGATCGCCATCCTGGAAGCGCGCCGGGTGCGTGGCGCGATCCTGATCGGCATCCTTGCGGTCACGGCAGCGGGTTGGCTGCTGGGCAACGTGCAGTACCACGGCCTGATGTCGCTGCCGCCGAGCCTGGCCCCGACCTTCCTGCAACTGGACCTGCCCGGCCTGCTGCACCACGACGGCGGCGCGCCGCTGGCGGTGCTACTGCAGGTGGTGCTGGTGTTCGTGCTGGTGGAAGTCTTCGATGCCACCGGCACGCTGTACGGCGTCGTCGGGCGCGCGGGCCTGCTGAAACTGCCGGGCGCGCAGAAGCGGTTCGGGCGGGCCTTGTTCGCCGACAGCACGGCGATCGTGGCGGGGTCACTGCTGGGCACCAGCAGCACCACCGCCTTTGCCGAGAGCGCATCCGGCGTGCAGGCCGGCGGCCGCACCGGGCTGACCGCGCTGGTGGTGGCGGCGCTGTTCCTGGCGGCACTGCTGTTCTCGCCGCTGGCGGCGATGGTGCCCGGGTATGCCACCGCGCCGGCCCTGCTGTTCGTGGCCGGCTTGATGCTGCGCGAACTGGTGGAGGTGGACTGGAGTGACCTGACCGAATCGGTCCCGGCCGCGCTGTGTGCGCTGGCGATGCCGTTCACTTACTCCATCGCCAATGGCCTGGCCTTTGGCTTCATTGCCTACGCCGCGCTGAAGGCCGGCACAGGACGCTGGCGCGAAGTGCACGCCGCCGTGTGGTTGGTCGCCGGATTGTTCGTGCTGCGCTACGCGCTGGAATGA
- the gspD gene encoding type II secretion system secretin GspD, producing MNLRFLSCSFALALLVGCTTAPIPDVQRNARFDTGVAVPATDADGDDVQGAPKAVIRRGTGTMINRSAASSASPALGQASSGDATFNFEGESLHAVVKAILGDLLGQNYVIAPGVQGTVTLATPRPVSGAQALNLLEMVLGWNNARMVYSGGRYNIVAADQALAGTVAPSTAPAASARGFEVRVVPLQFISAAEMKKVLEPYARPNAIVNVDSGRNVITLGGTRAELENYLHTVQIFDVDWLAGMSVGVFPITSGKAEQVAADLEKIFGEDSKTPSAGMLRFLPLENANAVLVITPQVRYLDQIQEWLDRIDTAGGAPRLFSHELRYIKARDLAERLAETFGSSGSRGGDSGASLAPGASSSRIDGGGGRGQDGGTDTPSLGSDSSGTGASGGTGNSGMSLPQRQAGNASVTLEIGADRVGVSAVEETNTLLVRATPQAWRSIREVIEKLDVMPMQVHIEAQVAEVSLTGDLSYGVNWYFENAVQGASFTGAVGGATLPNAAGRDIWGSYAGAITGSSGLGWTFLGRNAAAVVSALDKVTDLRLLQTPSIFVRNNAEATLNVGDRIPIVTTTVNTGIGASTVGQVQYIDTGVILKVRPRITRDGTVFMDIVQEVSSAELIPSTCNPQESNCNPRISTRKMATEAAIQSGDTIMLAGLITDSGNDGHNGIPGLSRIPVVGALFGQKTRSSRRSEVIVLLTPTIVRNGQEARILTDEYSRRFRAMEPISAPRGK from the coding sequence ATGAACCTGCGTTTCCTTTCCTGCTCTTTCGCCCTGGCCTTGCTGGTCGGCTGCACGACAGCGCCGATCCCGGACGTGCAGCGCAATGCCCGGTTCGACACCGGCGTGGCCGTACCTGCCACTGACGCCGATGGCGATGACGTGCAGGGTGCGCCGAAGGCCGTCATCCGGCGGGGCACCGGCACGATGATCAACCGCAGTGCCGCGTCGTCAGCGTCGCCGGCGTTGGGACAGGCCAGCAGCGGCGATGCCACCTTCAACTTCGAGGGCGAATCGCTTCACGCCGTGGTCAAGGCGATCCTCGGCGACCTGCTGGGGCAGAACTACGTCATCGCGCCCGGCGTGCAGGGCACGGTCACCCTGGCAACGCCCAGGCCGGTGTCCGGCGCGCAGGCACTGAACCTGCTGGAGATGGTGCTGGGGTGGAACAACGCGCGCATGGTGTACAGCGGCGGACGCTACAACATCGTTGCCGCCGACCAGGCGCTCGCCGGAACCGTGGCGCCGAGCACCGCGCCCGCCGCCAGCGCCCGTGGGTTCGAGGTGCGGGTGGTGCCCCTGCAGTTCATCTCGGCTGCGGAAATGAAGAAGGTGCTTGAGCCTTACGCGCGGCCGAATGCCATCGTGAATGTCGACAGTGGACGCAACGTCATCACGCTGGGCGGAACGCGCGCCGAGCTGGAGAACTACCTGCACACGGTGCAGATATTCGACGTCGACTGGTTGGCTGGCATGTCGGTGGGCGTGTTCCCGATCACGTCCGGCAAGGCCGAGCAGGTTGCTGCGGATCTGGAAAAGATATTCGGCGAGGACAGCAAGACGCCCAGCGCCGGCATGCTGCGTTTCCTGCCGCTGGAGAATGCCAACGCGGTGTTGGTGATCACCCCGCAGGTGCGCTACCTCGACCAGATCCAGGAGTGGCTGGACCGCATCGATACCGCGGGCGGCGCGCCCCGGCTGTTTTCCCATGAGTTGCGCTACATCAAGGCACGTGACCTGGCCGAGCGCCTGGCGGAAACCTTCGGCAGCAGCGGCAGCCGTGGCGGCGACAGCGGTGCATCGCTGGCACCGGGCGCCAGCAGTTCGCGCATCGACGGCGGCGGTGGCCGTGGCCAGGATGGCGGGACGGACACCCCCTCGCTCGGCAGCGACAGCAGCGGTACGGGCGCCAGCGGAGGCACCGGCAACAGCGGCATGAGCCTGCCGCAGCGACAGGCCGGCAACGCCAGCGTGACGCTGGAAATCGGCGCCGACCGTGTCGGCGTGTCGGCGGTGGAAGAAACCAATACCTTGCTGGTGCGCGCCACGCCGCAGGCATGGCGCTCCATCCGCGAAGTGATCGAAAAGCTGGACGTGATGCCCATGCAGGTCCACATCGAAGCGCAGGTGGCCGAGGTCAGCCTGACCGGCGATCTCAGCTACGGGGTCAACTGGTACTTCGAAAATGCCGTGCAGGGCGCCAGCTTCACCGGTGCCGTGGGCGGGGCGACGCTGCCCAATGCCGCAGGGCGCGACATATGGGGAAGCTATGCCGGTGCGATCACCGGCAGCAGCGGACTGGGCTGGACGTTCCTTGGCCGCAATGCCGCCGCAGTGGTCAGCGCGCTGGACAAGGTGACCGACCTGCGCCTGCTGCAGACGCCCTCCATCTTCGTGCGTAACAACGCCGAGGCCACGCTCAATGTCGGTGACCGTATCCCGATCGTGACTACCACGGTCAATACCGGGATCGGGGCCAGTACCGTCGGCCAGGTGCAGTACATCGACACCGGCGTGATCTTGAAGGTGCGCCCGCGGATCACCCGCGACGGCACCGTGTTCATGGACATCGTGCAGGAAGTCAGCAGCGCCGAACTGATTCCCAGCACCTGCAACCCGCAGGAAAGCAACTGCAATCCGCGCATTTCTACCCGCAAGATGGCCACCGAGGCGGCCATCCAGAGCGGTGACACCATCATGCTGGCCGGTCTGATCACAGATAGCGGGAACGACGGCCACAACGGCATTCCCGGCCTCAGCCGGATCCCGGTCGTGGGCGCCCTGTTCGGGCAGAAAACCCGCAGCAGCCGTCGCTCGGAAGTGATCGTGCTGCTCACCCCGACGATCGTCCGCAATGGTCAGGAAGCGCGCATTCTCACTGATGAGTACAGCCGTCGCTTCCGTGCGATGGAGCCGATCAGCGCGCCGCGCGGCAAGTAG
- the pncB gene encoding nicotinate phosphoribosyltransferase: MIIHSLLDTDLYKFTMMQAVLHQHPGAIVQYRFKCRTPGIDLAQFLDQISEEIDHLCTLRFTSAELDYMRGLRFVKPDFADFLGLFHLDRKYITLRASDSVPGEIELDITGPWLHTIMFEVPLLAIINEVWFRNTTTADFVEGERRLQAKAALLRDTPGFEQCRIADYGSRRRYSRDWHARLLPLLRDALGPQLVGTSNVHFARVYGMTPHGTMAHEYLQAFQAIGPRLRDSQVAALESWAREYRGDLGIALSDVVGLDAFLRDFDMYFCKLFDGVRHDSGDPFDWGDRMLAHFQHRRVDPRSKVLVFSDGLDIEKVMRLFDYFRGRCQVAFGVGTHLTNDLGPTPLNIVIKMVRCNGQPVAKLSDSPGKSMCDDPGYLAYLRQVFELPPGV, from the coding sequence ATGATCATCCACTCCCTGCTCGACACCGACCTGTACAAATTCACCATGATGCAGGCGGTGCTGCACCAGCATCCCGGCGCCATCGTGCAGTACCGGTTCAAGTGCCGTACGCCGGGCATCGACCTGGCGCAGTTCCTCGATCAGATCAGCGAGGAGATCGACCACCTCTGCACGTTGCGCTTCACCAGCGCCGAGCTGGACTACATGCGCGGCCTGCGCTTCGTGAAGCCTGATTTCGCCGATTTCCTTGGCCTGTTCCACCTGGATCGCAAGTACATCACCCTGCGTGCCTCGGACAGCGTGCCGGGCGAGATCGAGCTGGACATCACCGGCCCCTGGCTGCACACCATCATGTTCGAGGTGCCGCTGCTGGCGATCATCAACGAGGTGTGGTTCCGCAACACCACGACCGCGGATTTCGTCGAAGGCGAGCGCCGCCTGCAGGCCAAGGCCGCGTTGCTGCGCGATACGCCGGGGTTCGAACAGTGCCGCATCGCCGATTACGGCAGCCGCCGCCGCTACTCACGTGACTGGCATGCACGGTTGTTGCCGTTGCTGCGCGATGCGCTGGGCCCGCAGCTCGTTGGCACCAGCAATGTGCACTTCGCCCGCGTGTATGGCATGACACCGCACGGCACGATGGCGCATGAGTACCTGCAGGCGTTCCAGGCCATCGGTCCGCGCCTGCGCGATTCGCAGGTGGCTGCGCTGGAATCGTGGGCACGCGAGTATCGCGGCGACCTGGGCATCGCGCTGTCCGACGTGGTCGGACTGGATGCCTTCCTGCGCGATTTCGACATGTATTTCTGCAAGCTGTTCGACGGGGTGCGCCACGATTCCGGCGACCCGTTCGACTGGGGCGACCGCATGCTGGCCCATTTCCAGCACCGTCGCGTGGATCCACGCAGCAAGGTCCTGGTGTTCAGCGATGGCCTGGATATCGAGAAGGTCATGCGTCTGTTCGACTACTTCCGTGGTCGTTGCCAGGTCGCCTTCGGTGTGGGAACGCACCTGACCAACGATCTCGGTCCCACACCACTGAACATCGTCATCAAGATGGTCCGCTGCAACGGGCAGCCGGTGGCGAAGTTGAGTGATTCGCCGGGCAAGAGCATGTGCGATGACCCGGGCTACCTGGCCTACCTGCGCCAGGTATTCGAACTGCCGCCGGGCGTCTGA
- the glyA gene encoding serine hydroxymethyltransferase, producing MFPRDARIESYDPELAKAIADEAQRQEDHVELIASENYASPLVMEAQGSQLTNKYAEGYPGKRYYGGCEYVDIAEQLAIDRLKQLYGADYANVQPHSGSQANQAVYFALLQPGDTILGMSLAHGGHLTHGAKVNASGKLFNAVQYGVNDQGLIDYDEVERLAVEHKPKMVVAGFSAYSQIVDWARFRAIADKVGAYLFVDMAHVAGLVAAGVYPSPLAHAHVVTSTTHKTLRGPRGGIIIAKGASEELVKKLQSIVFPGIQGGPLMHVIAAKAVAFKEALEPSFTTYQQQVVKNAQAMADTLIARGYKIVSGGTQNHLMLVDMIGKEVSGKDAEAALGKAHITVNKNSVPNDPRSPFVTSGLRLGTPAVTTRGYVEQDCVDLANWIADVLDAPADDAVIARVRDAVSAQCRRYPVYG from the coding sequence ATGTTCCCGCGCGACGCCCGAATCGAAAGCTACGATCCCGAGTTGGCCAAGGCCATCGCCGACGAGGCCCAGCGCCAGGAAGATCACGTCGAGCTGATCGCCAGCGAGAACTACGCCAGCCCCCTGGTGATGGAAGCCCAGGGCAGCCAGCTGACCAACAAGTACGCCGAAGGGTATCCGGGCAAGCGCTACTACGGTGGCTGCGAGTATGTGGACATCGCCGAACAGCTGGCCATCGACCGCCTGAAGCAGCTGTACGGCGCCGATTACGCCAACGTGCAGCCGCACAGTGGCTCGCAGGCCAACCAGGCGGTCTACTTCGCGCTGCTGCAGCCGGGCGACACCATCCTGGGCATGAGCCTGGCCCACGGCGGTCACCTGACCCACGGTGCCAAGGTGAATGCCTCCGGCAAGCTGTTCAATGCGGTGCAGTACGGTGTGAACGATCAGGGCCTGATCGATTACGACGAAGTCGAGCGACTGGCCGTCGAACACAAGCCGAAGATGGTGGTCGCCGGGTTCTCTGCCTATTCGCAGATCGTGGACTGGGCGCGTTTCCGCGCCATCGCCGACAAGGTGGGCGCCTACCTCTTCGTGGACATGGCCCATGTGGCCGGTCTGGTCGCGGCGGGCGTCTATCCCAGCCCGCTGGCGCACGCGCATGTGGTCACCTCCACCACCCACAAGACGCTGCGTGGGCCGCGTGGCGGCATCATCATCGCCAAGGGTGCCAGCGAGGAACTGGTCAAGAAGCTGCAGTCGATCGTCTTCCCGGGCATTCAGGGTGGCCCACTGATGCACGTGATCGCGGCCAAGGCCGTCGCGTTCAAGGAAGCGCTTGAGCCCTCGTTCACCACCTATCAGCAGCAGGTAGTGAAGAACGCCCAGGCGATGGCCGATACGCTGATCGCCCGTGGCTACAAGATCGTGTCCGGCGGTACCCAGAACCACCTGATGCTGGTGGACATGATCGGCAAAGAGGTGTCCGGCAAGGACGCCGAGGCGGCGCTGGGCAAGGCGCATATCACGGTGAACAAGAACTCGGTGCCGAACGATCCGCGTTCACCGTTCGTGACCTCGGGCCTGCGCCTGGGTACGCCGGCGGTGACCACCCGGGGGTACGTCGAACAGGATTGCGTCGACCTGGCCAACTGGATCGCCGACGTGCTCGACGCACCGGCCGACGATGCGGTGATCGCGCGGGTGCGCGATGCGGTGAGTGCGCAGTGCCGCAGGTACCCGGTCTACGGCTGA
- the nrdR gene encoding transcriptional regulator NrdR, which produces MHCPFCQHADTRVIDSRVSEDGATIRRRRECEACNERFSTLETIELKLPTIIKGDGSREAFEARKVRAGFDRALQKRPVPEEKIESAVRAVVHQLRICGEREVPSIRVGEFVMNELRKLDHVGYVRFASVYRSFGDVADFREEIEKLERELPASTEQLQLLGDVIALTKKKKS; this is translated from the coding sequence ATGCATTGTCCGTTCTGCCAACATGCCGATACCCGGGTGATTGATTCGCGCGTCTCTGAAGACGGTGCGACGATCCGCCGCCGGCGTGAGTGCGAGGCCTGCAACGAGCGCTTCAGCACCCTGGAAACCATCGAGCTCAAGCTGCCGACCATCATCAAGGGTGACGGCAGCCGCGAGGCATTCGAGGCGCGCAAGGTCCGCGCCGGCTTTGACCGCGCGCTGCAGAAGCGACCGGTGCCGGAAGAAAAGATCGAATCAGCGGTACGTGCGGTGGTGCACCAGCTGCGGATCTGCGGCGAGCGTGAAGTGCCCTCCATCCGCGTCGGCGAGTTCGTGATGAACGAGCTGCGCAAGCTGGACCATGTCGGCTATGTCCGTTTCGCGTCGGTGTATCGCAGCTTCGGCGATGTGGCTGATTTCCGCGAGGAAATCGAAAAGCTGGAGCGTGAACTGCCCGCCAGCACCGAGCAGTTGCAGTTGCTGGGCGATGTGATCGCCCTGACCAAGAAAAAGAAGAGCTGA
- a CDS encoding glycosyltransferase, whose protein sequence is MGAIVLLPLGVDDAALDHCLAALDAGTAAGTAIWLADDAQAGPRAQAVIAHWLAHTPLQAEYTRRARPLGEVAHLDEMLRACAGMDVAVLAPDSVPVSGWLDQLQACFARDASIATATPWCNAGGTVAWPRLGEINPLPAFPPALSVASAAMPPQHPELPSAVTHAVLVRGSARQRAGGLDTDSYGGWSAALIDLGLRMAGLGWRNVLCETAFVARGSEGSNHPGDLDALSSSWPAWTPRLADFLMHDPLRDARDDLQARYQRAIMPEAQGDLFGAASSPPESAA, encoded by the coding sequence ATGGGGGCGATCGTGTTGTTGCCGTTGGGCGTGGACGACGCGGCGCTGGACCATTGCCTGGCCGCGCTGGACGCGGGCACCGCTGCGGGCACTGCGATCTGGCTGGCCGACGACGCGCAGGCCGGACCGCGTGCGCAGGCAGTCATCGCGCATTGGTTGGCGCATACCCCATTGCAGGCCGAGTACACCCGGCGCGCACGGCCGCTGGGCGAAGTCGCCCACCTGGATGAAATGCTGCGCGCGTGCGCCGGTATGGATGTTGCGGTACTGGCACCGGACAGTGTCCCGGTGTCAGGGTGGCTGGACCAGTTGCAGGCCTGCTTCGCCCGTGATGCTTCGATCGCGACTGCAACGCCCTGGTGCAACGCGGGCGGCACGGTGGCCTGGCCACGGCTGGGCGAGATCAATCCGCTGCCGGCCTTCCCGCCGGCGTTGTCGGTGGCCTCCGCGGCGATGCCGCCGCAGCATCCGGAGCTGCCCTCGGCGGTGACCCACGCGGTGCTGGTGCGCGGCAGCGCACGCCAGCGTGCCGGCGGACTGGATACCGACAGCTACGGTGGCTGGAGTGCGGCGCTGATCGATCTGGGCCTGCGCATGGCCGGCCTGGGCTGGCGCAATGTGCTGTGCGAGACCGCGTTCGTCGCACGCGGCAGCGAGGGCAGCAACCACCCCGGTGATCTGGACGCGTTATCGAGCAGCTGGCCGGCGTGGACGCCACGGCTGGCGGACTTCCTGATGCACGATCCGCTGCGTGACGCACGTGATGACCTGCAGGCCCGCTACCAGCGCGCGATAATGCCCGAGGCGCAGGGCGATCTGTTCGGTGCCGCATCGTCCCCGCCGGAGTCAGCCGCTTGA
- a CDS encoding glycosyltransferase family 2 protein, which produces MNQAIVAVVVTYQSSSTIDACVQRLRDAHGIAEIRVIDNASQDDTVEILQRHASVDARVRFIANPDNPGFAAANNQGVADSCSPWLAFINPDVLVEPDTLARLCERGSALGDCLLGVEQVDEQGQPDEAVRRRDPDFLMMLRSPGRGSKLAIARDASLAMQAVPALSGAVMLMPRALFDRIGGWDAGYRLHAEDLDLCRRVRDAGGVVAIANDLQVVHVRGVSSRSRPFFVEWHKHRGLWRYFKRFEAHQRSVPVRVAVWGAIWAHAVLQVPRLLRAA; this is translated from the coding sequence TTGAACCAGGCCATTGTTGCCGTCGTCGTCACTTACCAGAGCAGCAGCACCATCGATGCCTGCGTGCAGCGCCTGCGCGACGCGCACGGCATCGCCGAGATCCGTGTGATCGACAACGCGTCGCAGGACGATACCGTCGAGATCCTGCAGCGCCACGCCAGCGTCGACGCCCGTGTGCGCTTCATCGCCAACCCGGACAACCCCGGCTTTGCCGCAGCCAACAACCAAGGGGTGGCCGATTCGTGTAGCCCGTGGCTGGCCTTCATCAACCCGGACGTGCTGGTCGAGCCGGATACGCTGGCCCGGCTGTGTGAGCGCGGCAGCGCGCTGGGTGACTGCCTGCTTGGCGTGGAGCAGGTGGACGAGCAGGGTCAACCGGATGAAGCCGTGCGTCGTCGCGACCCTGATTTCCTGATGATGCTGCGGTCCCCCGGGCGTGGCTCGAAGCTGGCCATCGCGCGCGACGCGTCGCTGGCGATGCAAGCGGTGCCGGCCCTGTCCGGTGCTGTGATGCTGATGCCACGCGCCTTGTTCGACCGGATCGGTGGCTGGGATGCCGGCTACCGCCTGCATGCCGAAGACCTGGACCTGTGCCGTCGCGTGCGCGATGCGGGCGGGGTCGTGGCCATCGCCAACGACCTGCAGGTCGTGCATGTGCGGGGCGTCTCCAGCCGCTCGCGTCCGTTCTTCGTGGAGTGGCACAAACATCGCGGGTTGTGGCGCTACTTCAAGCGCTTTGAAGCGCACCAGCGCAGCGTGCCGGTGCGGGTGGCCGTGTGGGGGGCGATATGGGCGCACGCGGTGCTGCAGGTGCCGAGGTTGCTGCGAGCGGCGTAG